A stretch of the Bacillus anthracis str. Vollum genome encodes the following:
- a CDS encoding sigma-70 family RNA polymerase sigma factor, with protein sequence MDEVQLKEWLYKMESGDQEAFQIIYEYTCKDIYRTVVFLVGSQNQDVDDIVNEVYIKMWKSVTNYDMNRSFRFWLHGLVVKQVQDWRRKSWRRFRIFEKKKMYEQNRSYIMDEAILHKETRSELVEVVQNLSYKHREVVIMRYFHEYSLDEIAALLQIPIGTVKSRLHTALKRLRMEMEQMPNEREEEVNGF encoded by the coding sequence TTGGATGAAGTACAATTAAAAGAATGGCTATATAAAATGGAGTCTGGGGACCAAGAAGCCTTTCAGATTATCTATGAATATACATGTAAAGATATTTATAGAACAGTAGTATTTTTAGTAGGAAGTCAAAACCAAGATGTAGACGATATAGTTAATGAGGTGTACATCAAAATGTGGAAGTCCGTAACCAACTATGATATGAATCGTTCATTTCGTTTTTGGTTACATGGACTAGTTGTCAAGCAAGTACAGGATTGGCGTCGTAAATCGTGGCGACGATTTCGAATCTTTGAAAAGAAGAAAATGTATGAACAAAATCGGTCTTACATAATGGATGAAGCTATTTTACATAAAGAAACACGAAGTGAACTAGTAGAAGTTGTACAAAATTTATCTTATAAACATCGTGAAGTAGTTATTATGCGTTACTTCCATGAATATAGCTTGGATGAAATTGCTGCACTTCTTCAAATCCCTATTGGTACAGTGAAATCTCGACTACACACAGCACTAAAACGATTAAGAATGGAAATGGAACAAATGCCAAACGAAAGGGAGGAAGAAGTAAATGGATTTTGA
- a CDS encoding DUF2332 domain-containing protein, with protein sequence MRTQEQIVNLFRNFSIKECKGSSDLYEYLSIKIAEDEEVLTLSSYAQAGQPVPNLLLGAVHYLLLAGKEHHLKTYYSSLVESANTNLDQAFHHFKDFCKMYREEIITLLQTKLVQTNEVRRCAYLYPSFNYIFNKVNKPLALIEIGTSSGLQLFWDQYSYSYGTGESYGNINSNVHVTSEIRGENVPQLLKESPPVVERIGLDLHVNDLHSDEDYLWLRALIWPEHKERLELFDQAASLVKNKSVQLIEGDGVELLPSIIEQISEDAVICIFHTHVANQIPEQVKRKLEKQIQEIGAKRDVFHLYNNMWDRDLHIDYYINGNEYRETVGETEGHGRWFSWKLGKETLI encoded by the coding sequence ATGCGTACACAAGAACAAATCGTAAACTTATTTCGAAATTTTTCAATAAAGGAATGTAAAGGGTCAAGTGACTTATATGAATACTTATCAATAAAAATAGCTGAAGATGAGGAAGTACTTACACTATCTTCCTACGCTCAAGCAGGTCAACCAGTCCCAAACTTATTATTAGGTGCAGTACATTATTTATTACTAGCAGGGAAAGAACATCATCTGAAAACGTATTATAGTAGCTTAGTTGAAAGTGCTAATACGAATTTAGATCAAGCTTTTCATCATTTTAAAGATTTCTGTAAAATGTACAGAGAAGAAATTATTACCTTATTACAAACGAAACTTGTTCAAACGAATGAAGTAAGACGATGTGCGTACTTATATCCAAGTTTCAATTACATATTTAACAAAGTGAATAAACCGTTAGCGTTAATAGAAATTGGGACAAGTTCTGGATTACAACTATTTTGGGACCAATATAGCTATTCGTACGGTACAGGTGAAAGTTACGGAAATATAAATTCGAATGTACATGTAACTTCTGAAATAAGAGGGGAGAATGTGCCTCAACTTTTAAAAGAAAGTCCACCTGTCGTAGAAAGAATCGGACTAGATTTACATGTAAACGATCTACATAGTGATGAAGATTATTTATGGCTACGTGCACTCATTTGGCCAGAACATAAAGAAAGGCTTGAACTGTTTGACCAAGCTGCATCTTTAGTAAAAAATAAATCTGTTCAATTAATAGAAGGAGACGGTGTGGAGTTATTACCATCTATTATTGAACAAATAAGTGAAGATGCCGTTATCTGCATTTTCCATACACACGTCGCCAATCAAATACCAGAACAAGTAAAACGCAAACTGGAAAAACAAATCCAAGAAATTGGTGCAAAACGCGATGTATTCCACCTATATAACAACATGTGGGACCGGGACCTTCATATTGATTATTATATTAACGGAAACGAATATCGTGAAACGGTTGGAGAAACAGAAGGACATGGGAGATGGTTTAGTTGGAAGCTTGGGAAGGAGACGCTTATTTAG
- a CDS encoding malate:quinone oxidoreductase, which yields MSNMQQKTDVILIGAGIMSATLGSLLKELAPEWEIKVFEKLASAGEESSNEWNNAGTGHSALCELNYTSEKSDGSIDISKAVKVNEQFQLSRQFWAYLVKSKLIRNPQDFIMPLPHMSLVQGEKNVEFLKNRFEALSKNPLFQGMEFSDAPETLKKWLPLIMEGRTSNEPMAATKIDSGTDVNFGALTRMLFDYLKTKDVELNYKHSVENIKRTKNGLWEVKVHDMNSGKIEHHTAKFVFIGGGGGSLPLLQKTGIPESKHIGGFPVSGLFMVCKNQKVVEQHHAKVYGKAKVGAPPMSVPHLDTRYIDNKKALLFGPFAGFSPKFLKTGSNLDLIGSVKPNNVLTMLAAGVKEMGLTKYLIQQVMLSHEKRMEELREFIPNAKSEDWDIVVAGQRVQVIKDTDAGGKGTLQFGTEVVSAADGSIAALLGASPGASTAVHVMLEVLEKCFPSRMVEWEGKIKEMIPSYGISLTENPRLFQDLHTSTGRTLGLNEKETVHN from the coding sequence ATGAGCAACATGCAGCAAAAAACAGACGTTATCTTAATTGGTGCAGGAATTATGAGTGCAACGTTAGGCTCATTACTAAAAGAATTAGCACCTGAATGGGAAATTAAAGTTTTTGAAAAACTCGCAAGTGCCGGGGAAGAAAGCTCTAACGAATGGAATAATGCAGGTACAGGGCATTCTGCGCTATGCGAACTGAACTATACTTCCGAAAAATCTGACGGATCTATAGATATTAGTAAGGCTGTAAAAGTGAATGAGCAATTCCAGCTTTCAAGACAATTTTGGGCATATCTTGTAAAAAGCAAATTAATTCGTAATCCACAAGATTTTATTATGCCTCTACCTCATATGAGTTTAGTACAAGGTGAAAAAAATGTTGAGTTTCTAAAAAACCGTTTTGAAGCGCTTTCAAAAAATCCACTGTTTCAAGGAATGGAATTTTCTGATGCTCCTGAAACATTAAAAAAATGGCTTCCACTCATTATGGAAGGTCGTACATCTAATGAACCGATGGCTGCAACGAAGATTGACTCTGGAACAGATGTTAACTTCGGTGCATTAACACGTATGCTGTTTGATTACTTAAAAACGAAAGATGTCGAGCTAAACTACAAACATAGTGTCGAAAACATTAAACGTACGAAGAATGGTTTGTGGGAAGTGAAAGTACACGATATGAATAGTGGTAAAATCGAACATCATACTGCAAAATTCGTCTTTATCGGCGGTGGTGGAGGTAGCCTACCTCTCCTACAAAAGACTGGTATTCCCGAATCAAAACATATTGGTGGATTCCCAGTAAGTGGACTATTTATGGTATGTAAGAACCAAAAAGTTGTAGAGCAACATCATGCGAAAGTATACGGTAAAGCTAAAGTTGGCGCTCCGCCAATGTCTGTACCTCACCTTGATACGAGATATATAGACAATAAAAAAGCTTTACTATTCGGACCGTTCGCAGGGTTTTCTCCTAAGTTCTTAAAAACTGGCTCAAACCTTGACTTAATCGGTTCTGTAAAACCGAATAACGTCTTAACGATGTTAGCTGCTGGTGTAAAAGAAATGGGATTAACAAAATACTTAATTCAGCAAGTTATGTTATCACATGAAAAACGTATGGAAGAATTACGCGAATTCATTCCGAACGCGAAAAGTGAAGATTGGGATATTGTAGTTGCTGGTCAGCGTGTACAAGTAATTAAAGATACTGATGCTGGCGGTAAAGGAACACTTCAATTCGGTACAGAAGTTGTTAGTGCGGCTGATGGATCAATCGCAGCATTACTAGGTGCTTCACCGGGTGCTTCTACTGCCGTTCACGTTATGCTTGAAGTATTAGAAAAATGTTTCCCAAGTCGAATGGTAGAATGGGAAGGAAAAATAAAAGAAATGATTCCTTCTTACGGCATTTCATTAACAGAAAATCCAAGATTATTCCAAGACCTCCACACTTCTACAGGTCGTACCCTTGGATTAAATGAAAAAGAAACGGTTCATAATTAA
- the lsrB gene encoding autoinducer 2 ABC transporter substrate-binding protein LsrB: MKRKLGIVFIVCICLIGLIACSSQTADKKKADDVKFAFIPKLTGVGFFTSGGEGSKEMGDKLGVQVKYDGPSEASVSGQVKYINNFINQNYDALMVSSTSVDGLSQSLQRAKKKGMTVLTWDSDVNPKDRSFYISQGTPDQLANLLIEMTSKQIGDKGKVAFFYSSPTVTDQNQWVTKAKEIIKEKYPNWEIVTTQYGENNAQKSLSVGENILKTYPDINAVICPDATALPAMAQAAENLKMDKKVVVTGFSTPNVMRDYVKRGTVQQFGLWDVKQQGALATYVANEIVVKGKKLKVGDSFEVKGIGKVKVEPNSIQGYDYEAEGNGIIVLPERVVFTKDNIDKYNF, translated from the coding sequence ATGAAGAGAAAACTAGGGATTGTATTCATTGTATGTATTTGTTTAATCGGTTTAATCGCCTGTTCTAGTCAAACCGCAGATAAGAAAAAAGCGGATGATGTGAAATTTGCATTTATCCCGAAATTAACAGGAGTTGGATTCTTTACATCAGGTGGTGAAGGATCAAAAGAGATGGGGGATAAACTAGGCGTACAAGTGAAATATGATGGACCATCTGAAGCGAGTGTTTCTGGGCAAGTAAAATATATAAACAATTTCATTAATCAAAACTATGATGCACTTATGGTTTCTTCAACGTCAGTTGATGGTTTATCGCAATCACTGCAACGTGCTAAGAAAAAAGGGATGACTGTTTTAACTTGGGATTCCGATGTGAACCCGAAAGATCGTTCCTTTTATATAAGCCAAGGAACACCAGACCAACTTGCTAACTTATTAATTGAAATGACTTCCAAGCAAATTGGAGATAAGGGGAAAGTAGCATTTTTTTATTCTAGCCCAACAGTAACAGATCAAAACCAATGGGTAACGAAAGCGAAAGAAATTATTAAAGAGAAATATCCGAACTGGGAAATTGTAACGACGCAGTACGGTGAAAATAATGCGCAAAAGTCTCTGTCAGTAGGGGAGAATATTTTAAAAACGTATCCTGATATTAATGCAGTCATTTGTCCAGATGCAACGGCACTTCCGGCAATGGCACAAGCAGCTGAAAATTTAAAAATGGATAAAAAGGTTGTCGTAACTGGCTTCTCTACACCAAACGTTATGCGTGATTACGTAAAACGAGGAACTGTACAACAATTCGGATTATGGGACGTAAAACAACAAGGTGCACTCGCAACTTATGTAGCAAATGAAATTGTTGTAAAAGGGAAGAAGTTAAAAGTAGGGGATAGCTTTGAAGTAAAAGGAATTGGAAAAGTGAAAGTAGAGCCAAACTCCATTCAAGGATATGATTATGAGGCAGAAGGAAACGGAATTATCGTACTACCAGAACGAGTCGTATTTACAAAGGATAATATTGATAAATATAATTTTTAG
- a CDS encoding ABC transporter permease, whose product MKYVYRWEGVLIVLLLIEFILFSLINSDFLNISNLLFSTNDFLFIAIAAIPMTFVIVTGGIDVSVGSIMGLTSILIGVLWMNGISILFAVIISLIISCLAGALNGFIIKMTDVEPLVVTLGTMFLYGGIALVISGGAGASGYEGISGLPDAFVQLASGSFIGIPNLLWLLIVLTVLCAVLFHRTIYGRHVKLTGANENAAKYTGIMTKKVVIIAYMLSGLGGGLGGTFLTAYFGSARADMGSETILPIITAVVLGGTLITGGKGSIIGTVLASIFIGLMQYGLQMTGLTNEQSNVVIGIILILSVIMRHFKLHQFTLGKRKNLHKGEMS is encoded by the coding sequence ATGAAGTATGTATACAGATGGGAAGGTGTTCTAATTGTATTGCTTCTTATAGAATTCATTCTCTTTAGTTTAATCAATAGTGATTTCTTAAATATTAGTAATCTCCTTTTTAGTACAAATGATTTCCTATTTATCGCAATTGCTGCGATACCAATGACTTTCGTTATAGTAACAGGAGGAATTGATGTATCGGTCGGCTCAATAATGGGTCTCACTTCGATCTTAATCGGTGTACTTTGGATGAACGGAATATCTATTTTGTTTGCTGTCATAATATCTCTAATAATTAGTTGTTTAGCAGGCGCTTTAAACGGATTTATTATAAAAATGACAGATGTAGAACCACTCGTCGTTACACTCGGCACGATGTTTTTATACGGAGGAATTGCACTCGTCATTTCAGGAGGGGCAGGTGCTTCTGGGTATGAAGGGATAAGTGGTTTACCTGACGCATTTGTACAACTGGCAAGCGGTAGTTTTATAGGAATACCAAATTTATTATGGCTACTGATCGTATTAACAGTTTTATGTGCTGTATTATTTCACCGAACTATATACGGACGCCATGTAAAATTAACAGGTGCGAACGAAAATGCAGCAAAATACACCGGGATTATGACGAAGAAAGTAGTCATCATCGCTTACATGCTTTCCGGGTTAGGAGGTGGATTAGGGGGGACTTTCTTAACTGCCTATTTCGGTTCCGCACGTGCTGATATGGGAAGTGAAACAATTTTACCAATCATTACGGCAGTCGTATTAGGCGGGACACTTATTACAGGGGGAAAAGGAAGCATTATCGGTACTGTACTGGCGAGTATTTTCATTGGACTCATGCAGTATGGCTTGCAAATGACGGGTTTAACAAATGAACAATCCAACGTAGTAATTGGTATTATCCTTATTCTTTCAGTTATTATGAGACATTTCAAATTACATCAATTCACACTGGGGAAAAGAAAGAATTTGCATAAGGGGGAAATGTCATGA
- a CDS encoding ribose ABC transporter permease encodes MKRMLKIHEMSIITLLLIYIAIVGMINPSFIQFNSLSLMVKSSVILVVLAIGQSFVLFTKNIDVSVGSSMGLSAAVCGMLLTNEYSASLSIFAAITLGAIIGFVNGMGVAKFRVPAIIMTLGMLGIIRGAMLIFTGGKWIEDIPNDFKQLSSIVILGLPITVWFVLIILLLLYFFLRKVPFGRYFYAVGDNEDGARLIGIPVNKVKICAFIISGISAALAGCIFVMNIGFIPNQTGTGLELQVIAAAVLGGIHLKGGTGSLFGAALGALFLETISSSLVFLKIPAFWNNAISGFLLLLIIILDSVMKKWKAERRMNL; translated from the coding sequence ATGAAGCGCATGCTAAAAATACACGAAATGTCTATCATAACGTTACTACTAATTTATATAGCTATTGTCGGAATGATAAACCCTAGTTTTATTCAATTTAACTCGTTATCTTTAATGGTGAAATCAAGCGTTATTTTAGTCGTGCTAGCAATCGGCCAATCGTTCGTCTTATTTACGAAAAATATAGATGTATCAGTTGGTTCAAGCATGGGGTTAAGTGCAGCAGTTTGCGGAATGTTGCTAACGAATGAATATAGTGCATCCTTGTCGATATTTGCTGCTATTACACTTGGCGCTATTATCGGTTTCGTAAACGGGATGGGCGTTGCGAAGTTTCGAGTACCAGCCATTATTATGACATTAGGCATGTTAGGAATTATTAGAGGTGCGATGTTGATTTTCACAGGCGGGAAGTGGATTGAAGATATTCCAAACGATTTTAAGCAGCTGTCATCTATCGTCATTCTTGGTTTACCTATAACTGTATGGTTCGTTCTTATTATTTTACTACTACTATACTTCTTTTTAAGGAAAGTGCCATTTGGAAGATACTTTTATGCGGTAGGTGATAATGAAGATGGCGCGAGACTTATTGGTATACCTGTTAATAAAGTGAAGATATGTGCGTTTATAATTTCAGGCATAAGTGCTGCACTCGCTGGTTGCATATTTGTTATGAATATCGGGTTCATTCCAAATCAAACTGGTACAGGATTAGAATTACAAGTAATCGCAGCCGCTGTACTAGGAGGCATTCATTTAAAAGGAGGAACAGGATCTTTATTTGGAGCTGCATTAGGAGCATTATTTTTAGAAACAATAAGCAGTTCACTCGTCTTTTTAAAAATACCAGCATTTTGGAATAATGCTATTTCAGGTTTTTTATTATTACTTATCATCATACTGGATAGTGTTATGAAAAAGTGGAAGGCAGAAAGGAGGATGAATCTATGA
- a CDS encoding sugar-binding transcriptional regulator — translation MTQLNFEENLLTKVAWYYYKDQLTQQEIASLLHISRNKVVRLLDKARSEGIVTFHVKGTGLHCLSIERDLMKKFHLKDAFIIPTPLNNYHDSLGKAAAQYLETQLQQGDLLGIGWGETISKMLENIHFESSINLSIVTLTGGVNHYLPRKQNYLHYMQGDLHIIPTPFLASTTEMAQSILSEPSVKDMLHVASLAHTAVVGIGGLSQDATIVKEEKLTLREMTYIRSQNGAGDILGQFYDTNGGLLELSHHNRLIGTPLPVLRNMKHVVGVAGGTEKIDAIYGALKGKFIHTLITDEETALSLLRKDGDC, via the coding sequence ATGACTCAGCTGAACTTTGAAGAGAATTTATTAACGAAAGTAGCTTGGTACTATTATAAGGACCAATTAACACAACAGGAGATCGCTTCACTTCTTCATATTTCAAGAAATAAAGTCGTCCGGTTATTAGATAAGGCGCGGAGTGAAGGTATCGTTACATTTCACGTAAAAGGGACTGGTTTGCACTGTTTAAGTATTGAGCGTGACCTAATGAAAAAATTCCACTTAAAAGATGCTTTTATTATCCCGACCCCATTAAACAATTATCACGATTCTCTCGGAAAAGCTGCTGCACAATATTTAGAAACTCAGCTCCAGCAAGGCGATTTACTCGGTATTGGCTGGGGAGAAACAATTAGCAAAATGCTAGAAAACATTCATTTCGAAAGTTCTATTAATCTCTCAATCGTAACGTTAACAGGCGGAGTAAATCACTATCTCCCGAGAAAACAAAACTATTTACATTACATGCAAGGTGATCTTCACATTATCCCTACGCCGTTTCTAGCGTCTACAACCGAAATGGCACAAAGTATTCTATCAGAACCGAGCGTAAAAGATATGCTTCATGTCGCTTCACTTGCTCATACGGCTGTTGTCGGTATTGGAGGACTATCTCAAGATGCTACGATTGTAAAAGAAGAAAAATTAACTTTACGTGAGATGACATATATTCGTAGTCAAAACGGTGCTGGCGATATTTTAGGACAGTTTTATGATACAAATGGCGGTTTATTAGAGCTCTCGCATCACAATCGTCTAATTGGCACGCCCCTCCCTGTTTTGCGCAATATGAAGCATGTCGTCGGTGTTGCTGGAGGTACTGAAAAGATAGATGCAATTTATGGTGCCTTAAAAGGAAAGTTTATTCATACATTAATTACCGATGAGGAAACTGCCCTTTCCTTATTACGAAAGGATGGTGATTGTTAA